ATGGGTATCACTGGTGCGGATGGTGAGCATCCCTCCAGTGCGCATCGCGTCGATCGAGTTGCCGATGAGGTTGTTGAGTACCTGACGCATTTCGCTGTCGTACACAAATACCGTTGATCGAGCGCGGTCGCACTCGATCAACTGGATGTTCGCGTTCGTCAGCCGACCATGATAAAGAGCTAACGTCGACTCAAGAAGCTCCCTCGCGGTGAGGTGCCGCGGGAGGGTAGATTGGCGATGGAACCGGAGGGTCTGGCTCGTGATCTGCGAGACGCGGGCAAGCTCGTGTTCAGCGGTCTTGAGGTACTCGCGTGCTTCCGGCGGCAATTCCTGGCCAGCCATCAGATACAAAAGATTCGTCACCGATTCAAGTGGATTATTGATCTCATGCGAAATCGAAGCGGCAAGACGCCCGACCGCAGCAAGCTTTTCGCTGTTGATGAGCGCGGCTTCGGCTTGTTTTTGAGATGTCAGATCGAGCAGGAATACGGCGATCTCATCTCGCATTCCCTCGGCTGCGGGGATCACGGTTGCACTGAGCAGTAGCGGAACGATACTGCCGTCTTTAGCTCGATAGGCCTTCTGGTAGGGACGAGCAACACCCGCCGTCTGGAGTTGCTCAAGGGCATCGCGATCCGCCTCGGCGAATTCCGGAGGAGTCAAAGCGTCCCAACGAAACGCTCCGTTGGCGACGTCTGTCGCGGTGTATCCGAGAAGGTTAAGGAGAGCCGGATTTGCGTAGCTGATGCTTCCGTCAAAATCGCCAATGTTAACTCCAACGCTAGACAGCTCAATGAGACGTCGGAAGCGATCCTCGCTTCTGCGTAGATCAGCGAGGATCGATCTCAGTGCCTCCTGCTCGCTGCGAAGTTCCTCTACCGCAGCATCACGAGCCTGCAGAGCGTCCCGGACCTGATATTGACGCTGGCGCGCACGAATGGCAGCTTTCACGCTCGACAGCAGAGTCGCCGTACGAATAGGCCGCTCCAGCAGCACGGGAACACCAAGAGGCAGGCGCTCCTCCATAAACCGGCGACTTTGATGAGTCTCTCTGCCTCCTCCCGTCAAGATGAGAATGGGGAGATCAGACCAGGCTGGCTGCTCACGGATCAGTGCCCCCAGTCTTTCGATAGCCGTTGCTGAGAGCGCTTCTTCTGCGAGCAGTAGCGGGCCGATATCGTGAGCGGAAGACTCTCGAAGGATCGTCTCAACCGTGTGCGATGGTTCCGCTTCAATTCCGCTTTCATGCAGCAACGAAGCGATCAGATCTGCGTCGCGTCCGGTGGGTGCAATGATGCGAACGACAAGACTCATACATGGGCCCGCTTCCTAATATGCATGAGCAGCATCGTCGCCAAGCAACTCTGGCACGCCGGTAAGAACGCCTCGGAAGTTCGTGAGCGGCTCTCCAATGCGAACGCCGTCACCTCCAAAGCTAAGCTCACGGATGGTGTGTTCATGTTCTCCGATGCGCTGCTTCAACACAGAGATCGCCTGCCTGATTTCGCCCCGTACCTCGAAGTAGCGGAGGATGATCACCGTATCTGCCAGATACGACACATCGACATCGGCGGTCATACTTCCGACTAATCCACGCTGCGTGAGAATCAGGAAGGTAATGATTCCCTTCTGATTCAAGTAAGCAAGCAGCTCATGGAGAGACAAATTGATGTCACGCTCTCCTGGCATGGCATTGACGAACCCGTTCAGGCTATCGATGACCACGACTCGCGTGTCCCTATCGTTCACATCAGAGCGGATTTGCCAAATGAACTCTCCTGGAGACAGTTCAGCAGGATCAATCTGCGAGATCGCGAGGGTACCTTTTTCGATCTGTTCATTGACCCGCATTCCCAGCGCTTCCGCACGCATGCAGGCCGTGCGCTTGATCTCGTCGAAGGAATAAACGATAGCCCGCTCACCCCGCGATGCAGCAGCAT
Above is a genomic segment from Granulicella cerasi containing:
- a CDS encoding PAS domain-containing sensor histidine kinase; protein product: MSLVVRIIAPTGRDADLIASLLHESGIEAEPSHTVETILRESSAHDIGPLLLAEEALSATAIERLGALIREQPAWSDLPILILTGGGRETHQSRRFMEERLPLGVPVLLERPIRTATLLSSVKAAIRARQRQYQVRDALQARDAAVEELRSEQEALRSILADLRRSEDRFRRLIELSSVGVNIGDFDGSISYANPALLNLLGYTATDVANGAFRWDALTPPEFAEADRDALEQLQTAGVARPYQKAYRAKDGSIVPLLLSATVIPAAEGMRDEIAVFLLDLTSQKQAEAALINSEKLAAVGRLAASISHEINNPLESVTNLLYLMAGQELPPEAREYLKTAEHELARVSQITSQTLRFHRQSTLPRHLTARELLESTLALYHGRLTNANIQLIECDRARSTVFVYDSEMRQVLNNLIGNSIDAMRTGGMLTIRTSDTHLWRTGEAAVRITISDTGHGMSKETLEKIFDAFFTTKGINGTGLGLWISRGIVEKHHARLQVRSSTGGKYCGTTFSLVLPQNSQNLTDRFSRSNEEAR